In Clostridium butyricum, the genomic stretch CTCTTTGATTATTATGCTCAGTTACATATACCTTTTCTAAAGGTGTTCCTACAACTTTATAGCATAATTCAATAAATGTATTAATATCTATTGATTCAGTGTTTCCAACATTATATATATGATTAGTTGGATGCTTCTCCAATATTTTTTCAATAACTTTACATAAATCATCTACATGGAAAAATTGCAATTTCATTTTACCATCATTAGGAATATAAAACTTTCTATTTTTTAAAGCACATTCAAATACAAACGGCTCTCTATATACATTTTGCATTGGTCCATATAAATAAGGTGGTCTTAATATATAAGCATTAGGTACTTTAGAAATCAAGTATTCTTCTGCTTCAATCTTATCTGTTCCATACTTACCCCATATCTTATTAACTCCAATACTTTGGTTTTCTGAAAATGGTTGCATGTTAGTTTCTGGATAAACAGCAGATGAACTAATAAATATGTAATCTTTAAATCCCCCAACTGCATCTAAGATATTTTTAATATCCTGTTGATTGTATCCACATACATCTATTATTGAATCAAAATAAAAATCCTTTAAACAATCTTTCAAATTATTTCTATCTGCACAAATCAAATTAATATTTTCTATTTGTTGCTTACTCCCCCTATTTAAAACATAAACCTCATAATTATTTGATTGAAAGTATTTTGCTACATATTTACTAACAAATACTGTTCCTCCTGTAACTAATATACGCTTCATAAAATCCCTCCCTTAAATCCCCATTATCCTTGATTAAACAATAATTAAATAAAATAATCTCACCTACAAATTCCTATTTATCAATTAGTTTAATAGCCAATTAACTCGTACAATAAATACCATTATGAATCAATTATAGCATATTTTTTCAAAATTCTATTATTCAATTTTCAAAGAACATTTTATAATTTGCTACGCAAAATCTGCAGATTGTTCTTCAAACTCTATTCGCTAAATTGGAGTTTATCTGTTTTATTTTCCTCTTTACTTTCTATAGACTATATAATCTACATATTATTCACTAAAAAACAGCAGATAAAGCCTATTATCTGCTGAAACTTCTAATTATACTACAAAGTCAAACTTGATTAATCTTTTTAAATTTTTGTCCTATTATTAAATATGATGAACTGTTTCTATTTCAAGATGTTCTGTTCTTACAACCTTAAGTCTTATTTTTATACACATCTTTTCTCTTAATTTTGGATATTGATATAGTGGTGGATCAAATTCACTTAATTGACTTGTTTTAATTATCCTATATCCACTTATTGAAAATGGGTCTGGAACCAT encodes the following:
- a CDS encoding NAD-dependent epimerase/dehydratase family protein, whose translation is MKRILVTGGTVFVSKYVAKYFQSNNYEVYVLNRGSKQQIENINLICADRNNLKDCLKDFYFDSIIDVCGYNQQDIKNILDAVGGFKDYIFISSSAVYPETNMQPFSENQSIGVNKIWGKYGTDKIEAEEYLISKVPNAYILRPPYLYGPMQNVYREPFVFECALKNRKFYIPNDGKMKLQFFHVDDLCKVIEKILEKHPTNHIYNVGNTESIDINTFIELCYKVVGTPLEKVYVTEHNNQRDYFSFYDYEYSLDVTKQSELLMEEKDLFEGLKESYKWFKNNYNEVEKKDYIKYIEENFK